The Pseudomonas allokribbensis genome has a window encoding:
- a CDS encoding YceI family protein, which yields MLKKTLAALAIGSAVLSANVMAADYTVDKEGQHAFVDFKISHLGYSFITGTFKDISGKFSFDAAKPEDSKIEFDVKTASVFTNHAERDKHIASKDFLDVGKFADAKFVSTSVKSTGKNAAGKDTADVTGDLTLHGVTKPIVVKATFLGEGKDPWGGYRAGFEGTTSIKRSDFGKMMDLGPQSDNVDLYISFEGVKAK from the coding sequence ATGTTGAAAAAGACTCTGGCCGCTCTGGCAATCGGTTCTGCCGTGCTGTCCGCCAACGTAATGGCCGCTGACTACACCGTCGACAAAGAAGGTCAGCACGCCTTCGTCGACTTCAAGATCAGCCACCTGGGCTACAGCTTCATCACCGGTACCTTCAAGGACATCAGCGGCAAGTTCAGCTTCGATGCTGCCAAGCCTGAAGACAGCAAGATCGAGTTCGACGTGAAGACCGCCAGCGTGTTCACCAACCACGCCGAGCGCGACAAGCACATCGCCAGCAAAGACTTCCTGGACGTGGGCAAATTTGCTGACGCCAAGTTCGTCTCCACCAGCGTCAAATCCACCGGCAAGAACGCCGCAGGCAAAGACACTGCTGACGTGACCGGCGACCTGACCCTGCACGGCGTGACCAAGCCGATCGTGGTCAAGGCCACGTTCCTGGGTGAAGGCAAGGATCCATGGGGCGGCTACCGTGCCGGCTTCGAAGGTACCACCAGCATCAAGCGCTCTGATTTCGGCAAGATGATGGATCTGGGTCCACAGTCCGACAACGTCGACCTGTACATCTCGTTCGAAGGTGTCAAAGCGAAGTAA
- a CDS encoding DEAD/DEAH box helicase, giving the protein MSFASLGLSEALVRAIEDAGYTEPTPVQQRAIPAVLQGRDLMVAAQTGTGKTGGFALPILERLFPNGHPDKSQRHGPRQPRVLVLTPTRELAAQVHDSFKIYARDLKFVSACIFGGVGMNPQVQAMSRGVDVLVACPGRLLDLCGQGSVDLSHVEILVLDEADRMLDMGFVHDVKKVLARLPAKRQNLLFSATFSKDITDLAGKLLHNPERIEVTPPNTTVERIEQRVFRLPASHKRALLAHLITAGAWEQVLVFTRTKHGANRLAEYLDKHGLPAVAIHGNKSQNARTKALADFKAGEVRILVATDIAARGLDIDQLPHVVNFELPNVDEDYVHRIGRTGRAGRSGEAISLVAPDEEKLLKSIERMTKQKIADGDLMGFDASTIEAEKPEVRERPDMRNPRNARGPRGDGPNGGGGGGGRKDKGKDKGKEKPAGERGERGERPARQQKPREGTPAREQRQPSQPPRAAADRAPDEFLDDDVDNFGNRVDYVPKQAPAGGRGRRPGAPAQGAGSGAPRTGGQPQGRQNGPRNSNGSSTGTPPAKRSGPRNGAPRDGQGRRDENPRNRRPARDDQQRAEPAVQNPRSSGPKIMHKESKADRFPTPEQLDQLPSRPRGEKPALLTRNR; this is encoded by the coding sequence ATGTCCTTTGCTTCCCTCGGTCTCTCCGAGGCTTTGGTCCGCGCTATCGAAGACGCGGGCTATACCGAGCCTACTCCGGTGCAACAGCGGGCCATTCCCGCCGTGTTGCAAGGTCGCGACCTGATGGTTGCGGCACAGACAGGTACCGGTAAAACCGGCGGCTTCGCCCTTCCGATCCTGGAGCGGCTGTTCCCTAACGGTCACCCGGACAAATCCCAGCGTCACGGCCCGCGCCAACCGCGCGTCCTGGTGCTGACCCCGACCCGCGAACTCGCGGCCCAGGTTCACGACAGCTTCAAGATCTACGCCCGTGACCTGAAATTCGTCAGCGCCTGCATCTTCGGCGGCGTCGGCATGAACCCGCAGGTTCAGGCCATGTCCCGTGGTGTGGACGTACTGGTTGCCTGCCCGGGTCGTCTGCTCGACCTGTGCGGCCAGGGCAGCGTCGATCTGTCCCACGTTGAAATCCTCGTGCTGGACGAAGCCGACCGCATGCTCGACATGGGCTTCGTCCATGACGTGAAGAAAGTCCTCGCGCGCCTGCCGGCCAAACGCCAGAACCTGCTGTTCTCGGCGACCTTCTCCAAAGACATCACTGATCTCGCCGGCAAGCTGCTGCACAACCCGGAACGCATCGAAGTGACGCCGCCGAACACCACGGTCGAGCGCATCGAACAACGCGTATTCCGTCTGCCGGCCAGCCACAAGCGTGCGCTGCTGGCTCACCTGATCACCGCTGGCGCCTGGGAACAGGTGCTGGTGTTCACCCGTACCAAGCACGGCGCCAACCGTCTGGCCGAGTACCTGGACAAACACGGCCTGCCGGCTGTGGCGATCCACGGTAACAAGAGCCAGAACGCCCGCACCAAAGCTCTGGCCGACTTCAAGGCCGGTGAAGTGCGCATTCTGGTAGCGACCGATATCGCCGCCCGTGGCCTGGACATCGACCAGTTGCCGCACGTGGTCAACTTCGAACTGCCGAACGTCGATGAAGACTACGTGCACCGCATCGGCCGTACCGGCCGTGCCGGTCGTTCGGGCGAGGCGATCTCGCTGGTCGCGCCGGACGAAGAAAAACTGCTGAAAAGCATCGAACGCATGACCAAGCAGAAAATCGCCGACGGCGACCTGATGGGCTTCGATGCCAGCACCATCGAGGCCGAGAAGCCTGAAGTGCGCGAGCGTCCGGACATGCGCAACCCGCGCAATGCCCGTGGCCCACGCGGCGACGGCCCGAATGGCGGCGGTGGTGGTGGCGGTCGTAAAGACAAAGGCAAAGACAAGGGCAAGGAAAAACCGGCCGGCGAACGCGGTGAGCGTGGCGAGCGTCCAGCCCGTCAACAGAAGCCGCGCGAAGGCACCCCGGCCCGCGAACAGCGTCAGCCGAGCCAACCGCCACGCGCAGCCGCTGACCGTGCTCCGGACGAATTCCTCGACGACGATGTGGATAACTTCGGTAACCGCGTTGACTACGTGCCGAAGCAGGCTCCGGCCGGCGGCCGTGGTCGTCGTCCAGGCGCTCCGGCGCAAGGCGCAGGTTCGGGCGCGCCGCGCACCGGTGGCCAGCCACAAGGTCGCCAGAACGGTCCGCGCAACAGCAACGGTTCGAGCACCGGCACCCCACCGGCCAAACGCAGCGGCCCGCGTAACGGTGCGCCGCGTGACGGCCAGGGTCGTCGCGACGAAAACCCGCGCAACCGCCGCCCGGCCCGTGACGATCAGCAACGTGCCGAGCCGGCCGTGCAGAACCCGCGCAGCAGCGGCCCGAAGATCATGCACAAGGAATCGAAAGCCGACCGCTTCCCGACTCCGGAACAGCTCGATCAACTGCCAAGCCGTCCACGTGGTGAAAAACCGGCCTTGCTGACTCGCAATCGCTGA
- a CDS encoding flavin monoamine oxidase family protein, with product MSVGWLRACALVVLGLFSVTALAKDKTAIVIGGGLSGLTAAYELQNKGWQVTLLEAKPSLGGRSGMATSEWIGNDKAQPVLNKYVSTFKLSTTPAPEFVRTPGYLIDGEYFSAADLATKQPATAQALKAYEKTRDDLARSIDDPQNPAATNTLHALDQINVSSWLDKQNLPATARQLINQDIRTHYDEPSRLSLLYFAQQSRVYRGVSDRDLRASRLVGGSPVLAQAFVKQLKTIKTDSPVSAITQDKDGVTVKVGSVGYSADYVVLAVPLRALNKIQLTPALDAQHLAAIKGTNYGWRDQIMLKFKTPVWESKARMSGEIYSNTGLGMLWIEPALKGGANVVINLSGDNARVMQAFGDKQMVDQVLIRLHTFYPQARGSFTGYEIRRYSTDPSTGGSYLAFGPGQISKFWRLWERPLQRVAFAGEHTDTLYPGTLEGALRTGQRAASQVEDLAAGKSFEPIKVGPAAATAAAAAGAAGAATAAKKGNFFTNLFGGSDDDKKPEPVKAPEPAPAPAAPAPAPTPAPAPAPVEAPKPAAPAKAEPAKKAAAKPAAKKPAAKTEAKKAPAKPAAKKAEPAKKPAAKPAAATDTKAQ from the coding sequence ATGTCTGTCGGTTGGCTGCGCGCCTGTGCGCTTGTGGTGTTGGGGCTGTTTAGCGTTACGGCGCTGGCCAAGGATAAAACCGCGATCGTGATCGGCGGCGGCCTGTCGGGCCTGACTGCGGCTTACGAACTGCAGAACAAGGGCTGGCAGGTGACGCTGCTGGAAGCCAAGCCGAGCCTGGGCGGTCGCTCGGGCATGGCCACCAGCGAGTGGATCGGCAACGACAAGGCTCAGCCGGTGCTGAACAAATACGTGTCGACCTTCAAGCTGAGCACCACGCCGGCCCCTGAATTCGTGCGGACCCCGGGTTACCTGATCGACGGCGAGTATTTCTCCGCCGCCGACCTGGCCACCAAGCAACCGGCCACCGCCCAGGCGCTGAAAGCCTACGAGAAGACCCGCGACGATCTGGCGCGTTCGATCGACGATCCGCAGAACCCGGCCGCGACCAACACCCTGCACGCCCTGGACCAGATCAACGTGTCGAGCTGGCTCGACAAGCAGAACCTGCCAGCCACCGCGCGTCAGCTGATCAACCAGGATATCCGCACCCACTACGACGAACCTTCGCGCCTGTCGCTGCTGTATTTCGCGCAGCAGAGCCGGGTTTATCGCGGCGTGTCCGACCGTGACCTGCGCGCTTCGCGTCTGGTCGGTGGCAGCCCGGTGCTGGCCCAGGCCTTCGTCAAGCAGCTGAAAACCATCAAGACCGATTCGCCGGTATCCGCCATCACCCAGGACAAGGACGGCGTGACCGTCAAGGTCGGCAGCGTTGGCTATTCGGCGGATTACGTCGTATTGGCCGTGCCACTGCGCGCGCTTAACAAGATCCAGCTGACCCCGGCGCTGGACGCCCAGCACCTGGCGGCGATCAAGGGCACCAACTACGGCTGGCGCGACCAGATCATGCTGAAATTCAAGACGCCAGTGTGGGAAAGCAAGGCGCGGATGTCCGGCGAGATCTACAGCAACACCGGTCTGGGCATGTTGTGGATCGAGCCGGCCCTGAAGGGCGGCGCGAACGTGGTGATCAACCTGTCCGGCGACAACGCCCGTGTGATGCAGGCCTTCGGCGACAAGCAGATGGTCGATCAGGTGCTGATCCGTCTGCACACGTTTTATCCACAGGCCCGTGGCTCGTTCACCGGTTATGAAATCCGTCGCTACAGCACCGACCCGTCGACTGGCGGCTCCTACCTGGCCTTCGGTCCTGGCCAGATCAGCAAATTCTGGCGCCTGTGGGAACGTCCGCTGCAACGCGTAGCGTTTGCCGGCGAACACACCGACACCTTGTACCCGGGCACCCTGGAAGGCGCACTGCGCACCGGTCAGCGTGCGGCCAGTCAGGTTGAAGACCTGGCGGCGGGCAAATCCTTCGAACCGATCAAGGTCGGCCCGGCAGCGGCCACCGCAGCAGCGGCGGCAGGCGCAGCGGGTGCGGCCACGGCGGCGAAGAAAGGCAACTTCTTCACCAACCTGTTCGGCGGTTCGGACGACGACAAGAAACCGGAGCCAGTAAAAGCGCCAGAGCCGGCACCTGCTCCAGCCGCTCCAGCGCCTGCACCGACCCCGGCTCCTGCGCCAGCTCCGGTGGAAGCACCGAAGCCAGCAGCCCCGGCGAAAGCCGAGCCAGCCAAGAAAGCGGCAGCCAAGCCAGCAGCGAAGAAACCTGCGGCGAAGACCGAGGCGAAAAAGGCCCCGGCCAAACCTGCAGCGAAAAAGGCTGAGCCGGCGAAGAAGCCAGCGGCCAAGCCTGCAGCAGCGACCGATACCAAAGCGCAGTAA
- a CDS encoding cytochrome b — protein sequence MQLRNSSSRYGWVSIFMHWGVALAVFGLFALGLWMVGLDYYSTWRKDAPDLHKSIGLVLLAVMVLRVLWRFVSPPPPTLQSYSRMTRIGAKFGHGFLYLALFAVMLAGYLISTADGVGIPVFGLFEVPALVSGLPDQADTAGVIHLYLAWALVIFSGLHALAALKHHFIDRDATLTRMLGRKA from the coding sequence ATGCAGCTACGTAACTCTTCTTCGCGCTACGGTTGGGTCAGCATTTTCATGCACTGGGGCGTGGCGCTGGCAGTCTTCGGATTGTTCGCACTCGGTCTGTGGATGGTGGGGCTGGATTACTACAGCACCTGGCGCAAAGACGCGCCGGATCTGCACAAGAGCATCGGTCTGGTGCTGCTGGCTGTGATGGTGTTGCGGGTGCTGTGGCGTTTTGTCAGCCCTCCGCCGCCAACGCTGCAGAGCTACAGCCGCATGACCCGCATCGGCGCAAAGTTCGGCCACGGGTTTCTGTACCTTGCGCTGTTCGCCGTGATGCTTGCCGGTTACCTGATTTCCACCGCAGACGGTGTCGGGATTCCGGTGTTTGGCCTGTTTGAAGTTCCTGCACTGGTTTCCGGACTACCGGATCAGGCAGATACCGCCGGTGTGATTCATTTGTACCTGGCGTGGGCGCTGGTAATTTTTTCCGGCCTCCATGCGTTGGCAGCATTGAAGCACCACTTTATCGATCGTGATGCGACCCTTACCCGAATGCTCGGTCGCAAAGCCTGA